The Argentina anserina chromosome 3, drPotAnse1.1, whole genome shotgun sequence genome includes a region encoding these proteins:
- the LOC126786223 gene encoding uncharacterized protein LOC126786223: protein MPELNAKHHTLIQALLSRGPLKEARFHRMFSELTGETPGVRRKAFDDYLLRINKALSYVQFELRACRNQYDGQVHYGVVNNVSDDESKLGTTYSVAQIAFYKAIASSKVFLLV from the exons ATGCCGGAACTGAACGCCAAGCACCACACTCTGATCCAAGCTCTGCTCTCTCGTGGCCCACTCAAAGAGGCCCGGTTCCACCGCATGTTCTCGGAGCTCACCGGAGAAACCCCAG GTGTTCGTCGGAAGGCGTTTGATGACTATCTTCTGAGGATAAACAAGGCGCTTTCGTATGTTCAGTTTGAGCTGCGGGCATGCAGGAATCAGTATGATGGTCAGGTTCATTATGGAGTTGTCAATAATGTTTCCGACGACGAATCGAAGCTGGGAACTACTTATTCTGTTGCGCAGATTGCTTTCTATAAGGCTATTGCAAGTTCCAAAGTCTTTTTACTGGTTTAG
- the LOC126786226 gene encoding uncharacterized protein LOC126786226 — protein sequence MAVSRNALVATGLVVFASAGLAFPFYMASSKTPVIDPTKPLSPQATFRGPYINTGSRDVGPDHQTYPKK from the exons ATGGCCGTATCACGGAATGCTCTTGTTGCTACCGGCTTGGTAGTTTTTGCATCTGCAGGCTTGGCATTTCCCTTTTACATGGC GTCATCAAAAACGCCTGTTATCGATCCAACAAAGCCACTGTCACCCCAGGCAACTTTCCGAGGGCCGTATATAAACACTGGCTCGCGTGACGTTGGACCAGATCATCAGACCTACCCAAAGAAGTGA
- the LOC126786205 gene encoding pheophorbide a oxygenase, chloroplastic, which translates to MAILLPFSASASIFTSPQSRTLKTLHPSLPSLISTANPLRKPSGRSKSFSPLRVATQPQTTDPDRPTKTEQDGESYNIEDQAEDENSGTKFSWRDHWYPVSLIEDLDPKLPTPFQLLGRDIVLWFDRNKQDWVALDDKCPHRLAPLSEGRIDEGGNLQCSYHGWSFDGCGSCVQIPQASPQGPEARAVRSPRACAIRFPTVVSQGLLFVWPDENGWERANASKPPMLPDEFGKPEFSTVTIQRDLFYGYDTLMENVSDPSHIDFAHHKVTGRRDRAKPLPFKLECSGSWGFSGANEGNPRITAQFIAPCYYLNKIEIDTKLPLVGDQKWVIWICSFNVPMAPGKTRSIVCSARNFFQFSMPGPAWWQVIPRWHEHWTSNKVYDGDMIVLQGQEKVFLSKSKEEFGDVNKQYTTITFTPTQADRFVLAFRNWLRRHGNSQPEWFGTSDQQPLPSTVLSKRQMLDRFEQHTLKCSSCKGAYTAFQTWQKLLIGTAVVFASTAGIPSDLKLRIILAGFALVSASLAYALHELEKNFVFVDYVHADIE; encoded by the exons ATGGCAATCCTACTCCCCTTCTCTGCTTCTGCTTCAATCTTCACTTCCCCACAATCCCGAACCCTCAAAACACTCCACCCATCTCTCCCTTCCTTGATCTCCACCGCTAACCCACTTCGAAAACCTTCAGGAAGATCAAAGAGCTTCTCTCCTTTACGAGTAGCAACCCAGCCTCAGACCACAGACCCAGATCGACCCACCAAAACAGAACAAGATGGGGAAAGTTACAATATTGAAGACCAGGCCGAGGATGAAAACTCAGGAACCAAGTTCAGCTGGAGAGATCATTGGTACCCGGTTTCTCTGATTGAAGATTTGGACCCTAAATTGCCTACCCCATTTCAACTTCTGGGTCGAGACATTGTTTTGTGGTTTGATAGGAACAAGCAGGACTGGGTGGCCTTAGATGACAAATGCCCTCACCGCCTCGCGCCCTTATCT GAAGGGCGAATTGATGAAGGTGGAAACTTGCAATGTTCTTACCATGGATGGTCGTTTGACGGGTGTGGATCCTGTGTTCAAATTCCTCAGGCTTCACCTCAAGGTCCTGAAGCTCGTGCCGTTCGGTCTCCAAGAGCATGTGCTATAAGGTTTCCTACAGTGGTGTCTCAAGGCTTGCTCTTTGTTTGGCCTGATGAGAATGGTTGGGAAAGAGCCAATGCCTCCAAACCTCCAAT GCTACCTGATGAGTTTGGCAAACCTGAGTTTTCGACTGTGACAATCCAGCGTGATCTCTTCTATGGCTATGATACCTTGATGGAAAATGTGTCTGATCCTTCCCACATTGACTTCGCTCATCATAAG GTTACGGGAAGGAGAGATAGAGCAAAGCCATTGCCATTTAAACTGGAATGTAGTGGCTCTTGGGGCTTTTCTGGAGCTAATGAAGGCAACCCACGGATTACTGCCCAGTTTATAGCACCTTGTTATTACTTAAACAA AATAGAGATTGATACAAAGCTTCCACTTGTTGGTGATCAAAAATGGGTTATATGGATTTGTTCCTTCAATGTTCCAATGGCACCAGGGAAGACCCGGTCTATTGTTTGTAGTGCTCGAAACTTCTTCCAATTCAGCATGCCAGGGCCTGCTTGGTGGCAG GTGATTCCTAGATGGCATGAACACTGGACTTCAAATAAGGTGTACGATGGGGACATGATTGTCCTTCAGGGTCAAGAGAAGGTCTTTCTATCCAAGTCAAAGGAAGAATTTGGTGATGTTAATAAGCAGTACACAACAATTACATTTACACCCACGCAAGCAGATCGTTTTGTCTTGGCATTTCGAAATTGGCTGAGGCGACATGGCAACAGCCAACCTGAGTGGTTTGGTACAAGTGACCAACAACCGTTGCCCTCAACTGTCTTATCAAAACGTCAG ATGTTGGACAGGTTTGAGCAGCACACACTTAAATGTTCATCATGTAAAGGAGCTTATACAGCATTTCAGACCTGGCAGAAGTTGCTAATCGGCACAGCTGTTGTTTTTGCCTCAACAGCCGGGATTCCTTCAGATCTAAAGTTACGAATCATTTTGGCTGGGTTTGCCCTCGTGAGTGCTAGCTTAGCTTATGCTTTACATGAACTGGAaaagaattttgtttttgttgattaTGTACATGCTGACATTGAATAA
- the LOC126786207 gene encoding probable aspartic proteinase GIP2, producing MASSSFQCLILLSSLAFFFFATPSLARTSFKPKALVLPVTKDPSTLQYLTAINQRTPLVPVKLTVDLGGQSLWVDCEGGYVSSTYKPAHCGSSQCKLAESKSCTTECFSSPKPGCNNNTCNIFPDNPLATTLTGSGELGQDVVALRSTDGSKPGPVVSTPNVLFSCGDTSLLANLSAGVKGMAGLGRPKVGLPSQLAYAFSLDRKFAICLPSTSKSKGVIFFGRSPYVFLPGIDVSKSLTYTKLILNPVSTAGVSFEGDASSEYFIGVNSIKVNEKMVPFNTSLLAIDGEGFGGTRISTLKPYTVLETSIYKAVVNAFVKSLAHIPRVKSVAPFGACYDSKKIGSTRVGPGVPAIDLVLSNGVYWRVFGANSMVQVSKDVLCLGFVDGGVRPRTSIVIGGHQIEDNLLQFDLANKRLGFSSSLLFRQTTCANFNFTS from the coding sequence ATGGCTTCCTCTTCATTTCAGTGCCTTATTCTCCTTTCCTCATtagctttcttcttctttgccaCCCCCTCACTAGCCAGAACATCGTTCAAACCAAAAGCTCTAGTTCTTCCAGTGACGAAAGACCCTTCAACCCTCCAATACCTCACCGCCATCAACCAAAGAACCCCTCTAGTCCCCGTTAAACTGACCGTCGACCTCGGCGGTCAATCACTTTGGGTAGATTGTGAGGGAGGCTATGTCTCCTCAACCTACAAGCCTGCACATTGCGGATCCTCCCAGTGCAAACTTGCCGAGTCCAAGTCGTGTACCACAGAGTGCTTCTCATCCCCAAAACCAGGGTGCAACAACAACACATGTAACATCTTCCCAGACAACCCTCTGGCCACCACACTCACCGGGAGCGGCGAACTAGGTCAAGACGTAGTCGCTCTCCGATCCACAGATGGATCTAAACCAGGTCCGGTTGTGTCTACCCCAAACGTCCTCTTCAGTTGTGGTGACACTTCTCTGTTGGCAAACCTTTCCGCCGGTGTTAAGGGCATGGCTGGCCTCGGCAGACCTAAAGTCGGACTTCCTTCTCAGTTGGCATACGCCTTTAGCTTGGACAGGAAGTTCGCCATTTGCCTGCCCTCTACATCAAAATCTAAAGGTGTCATATTTTTCGGAAGAAGTCCATATGTTTTCCTTCCCGGCATTGATGTCTCCAAGTCTCTTACATACACCAAATTGATCCTAAATCCGGTTAGCACGGCCGGTGTGTCTTTCGAAGGTGATGCTTCTTCAGAATACTTCATTGGAGTAAACTCCATCAAGGTGAACGAAAAAATGGTTCCATTTAACACCTCATTGCTGGCCATTGACGGAGAAGGGTTTGGCGGCACAAGAATTAGCACTCTGAAGCCTTACACGGTTTTGGAGACTTCAATCTACAAGGCTGTTGTCAATGCGTTTGTGAAATCACTCGCTCACATACCAAGAGTAAAATCCGTAGCGCCTTTCGGAGCGTGTTACGACTCAAAGAAGATCGGCAGCACCCGTGTTGGCCCCGGTGTGCCTGCAATTGACCTTGTTTTGAGCAATGGAGTGTACTGGAGAGTGTTCGGGGCAAACTCCATGGTGCAGGTCAGCAAGGACGTGTTGTGCTTAGGGTTTGTGGATGGCGGTGTGAGGCCAAGGACTTCTATCGTGATTGGAGGGCATCAGATTGAGGACAATCTTCTTCAATTTGATTTGGCTAACAAGAGGCTCGGATTCAGCTCCTCCTTGTTGTTCCGACAGACCACCTGCGCCAACTTCAACTTCACTTCTTAA